The Cylindrospermopsis curvispora GIHE-G1 genome contains a region encoding:
- a CDS encoding transaldolase: MSKNLLEQLREVTVVVADTGDIQAIEKFKPQDATTNPSLITAAAQMPEYQHIVDQTLIKAKKDAGNKASHQEVVSLAFDRLAVSFGLKILQIIPGRVSTEVDARLSYDTNGTVAKARYLISEYQAAGISADRVLIKIAATWEGIKAAEILEKEGIHCNLTLLFGIHQAIACAEAGITLISPFVGRILDWYKKDTGRSSYPPAEDPGVLSVTKIYNYYKKFGYQTEVMGASFRNMGEITELAGCDLLTISPALLSELQNTVAELPRKLDPVTTSGLSIDKISVDQATFERMHAADRMASDKLREGIDGFTKALISLEELLTARLSRLEAEMVGVG; this comes from the coding sequence ATGTCTAAAAACTTACTAGAACAGTTGCGTGAAGTAACCGTGGTTGTAGCAGATACTGGTGATATTCAAGCTATTGAAAAATTTAAACCCCAGGATGCAACAACAAATCCCTCTTTGATTACTGCAGCAGCTCAAATGCCCGAATATCAACATATTGTTGACCAAACTCTCATTAAGGCTAAGAAAGATGCTGGAAATAAGGCTAGTCATCAAGAGGTGGTTTCTCTAGCTTTTGACCGCTTGGCAGTTTCCTTTGGTTTAAAGATTCTGCAAATTATTCCTGGTCGGGTTTCTACGGAAGTGGACGCTCGTTTGTCATACGATACTAATGGAACTGTGGCTAAGGCTAGATATTTGATTTCTGAGTATCAAGCAGCAGGAATTTCTGCAGACCGGGTTTTGATTAAGATTGCTGCTACTTGGGAAGGCATTAAAGCGGCGGAGATTTTAGAAAAAGAGGGTATTCACTGCAATTTAACTCTATTGTTTGGAATTCATCAGGCCATAGCTTGTGCTGAAGCTGGAATTACCCTGATTTCTCCTTTTGTGGGACGGATTCTAGATTGGTATAAAAAAGACACAGGCAGATCTAGCTATCCCCCCGCAGAAGACCCCGGTGTGTTATCCGTAACTAAAATCTATAACTACTATAAAAAGTTCGGCTATCAAACTGAGGTGATGGGCGCTAGTTTCCGTAATATGGGGGAAATTACTGAGTTGGCTGGTTGTGATTTATTGACTATTTCCCCCGCTTTATTATCGGAATTGCAAAATACTGTGGCGGAGTTACCTCGGAAACTGGATCCGGTAACTACTTCTGGTTTGTCTATTGACAAAATATCGGTTGATCAGGCTACTTTTGAGCGCATGCACGCTGCCGATCGCATGGCTTCGGATAAACTGAGGGAGGGAATTGATGGTTTTACTAAGGCTTTAATCAGTTTGGAGGAATTACTAACAGCTAGATTAAGTCGTTTAGAAGCCGAAATGGTAGGTGTTGGTTAA
- a CDS encoding GvpL/GvpF family gas vesicle protein → MELTDLYTYAFLETPHSPLVLPQGVRGPVTLVTGNQVSALVEPGISPAFWESDDEKIVQMAVCHDRVICEMFEQITVLPLRFGTCFDSLDNLLKHLAWQEKEYKSQLDKIRDKTELTLKLIPHTFLEPVVSEKGGRNYFLAKKQEYENQKNFVNTQNREKQNLIDLITKEYNLPAVVQEQKEGIKIYVLININEKIHLEEKFLNWQQACPRWDLVWGDCLPPYHFIEH, encoded by the coding sequence ATGGAATTAACAGACTTGTACACTTATGCGTTTTTAGAAACGCCCCATTCACCCCTGGTTTTACCACAGGGAGTGAGAGGTCCAGTAACCTTAGTAACAGGTAATCAAGTTTCAGCTCTTGTGGAACCTGGAATATCCCCAGCTTTCTGGGAGAGTGATGATGAAAAGATCGTTCAGATGGCTGTATGTCATGACAGAGTGATTTGTGAGATGTTTGAACAAATAACAGTTTTGCCTTTAAGATTTGGTACATGTTTTGACTCCTTAGATAATTTACTCAAGCACCTAGCATGGCAAGAAAAAGAATATAAATCCCAGCTAGACAAAATCAGAGACAAAACAGAACTAACCTTAAAACTAATTCCCCATACATTTCTAGAACCAGTAGTCAGCGAGAAAGGGGGGAGAAACTACTTTTTAGCCAAAAAGCAAGAGTATGAGAATCAGAAAAACTTTGTCAATACTCAAAACAGAGAAAAACAGAACCTAATTGATTTAATTACCAAAGAATATAACCTACCAGCAGTGGTTCAGGAACAGAAAGAAGGAATAAAAATATATGTTTTGATTAACATAAACGAAAAAATTCACCTAGAGGAAAAATTCTTGAATTGGCAGCAGGCCTGTCCCAGATGGGATTTAGTTTGGGGAGATTGCCTACCACCGTATCATTTTATTGAGCATTAA
- the pyk gene encoding pyruvate kinase: protein MRRTKIICTIGPATAAPEKLQALVEAGMNVARLNFSHGAYETHAQTFHNLRRISNEAGRPVAILQDLCGPKIRLGKLPPEGIMLAAGSEVTFLLQEKGENTQELPLPLPTLFAMIRSGEPILINDGRVKLTVVSRNADQIRARVDTGGLVSSHKGVNLPGTPLPVSSITEKDLQDLRFGMELGVDWVAVSFVRSTQDLEPARRMIEGAGSKIRLIAKIERPEAVEHLDDILKVADAIMIARGDLGVEMPIHQVPLIQKDITHRCNLIGKPVITATQMLESMISSPDPTRAEATDVANSILDGTDAVMLSGETAVGEYPIAAVQTMHNIALQTEKAIKEGSKHTWNRESGLLSVTESVAQAVCRIAYETGAKAILCNTTSGSTARLISKYRPLTPIITLTSEPIAYHQLALSWGVQPLLIPPVYHAEEMFTNVVSTVVNQGFVEMGDKVVITSGVPIGMSGTTSLIKVHSIGQPITA from the coding sequence ATGCGTCGCACCAAGATTATCTGCACTATTGGTCCTGCTACAGCTGCACCGGAAAAGTTACAAGCTTTAGTAGAAGCGGGAATGAATGTGGCAAGACTAAACTTTTCCCATGGAGCTTATGAGACACATGCCCAAACGTTTCACAATTTAAGACGCATTAGTAATGAAGCTGGTAGACCTGTGGCAATCTTACAGGATTTATGTGGTCCCAAAATTCGTTTGGGAAAACTCCCACCAGAAGGGATCATGTTGGCAGCTGGTAGTGAGGTAACTTTTCTTTTACAGGAAAAGGGGGAAAATACTCAAGAATTACCTTTGCCTCTACCCACTTTATTTGCCATGATTCGATCTGGTGAGCCAATTCTGATTAATGATGGTCGGGTAAAGTTAACTGTGGTTAGTCGCAATGCTGACCAAATTCGTGCACGGGTAGATACTGGTGGATTAGTTTCCTCCCATAAGGGTGTGAATTTACCTGGCACTCCTTTACCTGTAAGTTCAATTACAGAAAAGGACCTGCAAGACCTACGGTTTGGAATGGAGTTAGGTGTGGACTGGGTAGCAGTGTCTTTTGTGCGCTCTACCCAGGATTTGGAACCCGCTAGACGGATGATTGAGGGTGCTGGTTCTAAAATTCGTCTGATTGCTAAAATCGAACGTCCTGAGGCCGTTGAACACTTGGATGATATTCTCAAGGTGGCTGATGCAATTATGATTGCTCGTGGTGATTTGGGTGTGGAAATGCCTATTCACCAAGTGCCATTAATTCAAAAGGATATTACTCATCGCTGTAACCTGATTGGTAAGCCTGTAATTACGGCTACTCAAATGTTAGAGTCTATGATTAGCTCCCCTGATCCAACTCGAGCGGAGGCAACGGATGTAGCTAATTCCATTTTAGATGGTACGGATGCGGTAATGTTATCCGGAGAAACTGCCGTGGGTGAGTATCCTATAGCAGCAGTACAAACAATGCACAACATCGCTTTACAAACAGAGAAGGCAATTAAAGAAGGAAGTAAACATACTTGGAACCGTGAGTCTGGTCTTCTGAGTGTCACGGAATCTGTTGCCCAGGCGGTTTGTCGAATTGCTTATGAGACGGGTGCTAAGGCCATTCTTTGCAATACTACTTCTGGCAGCACAGCAAGATTGATTTCTAAATATCGTCCTTTGACCCCGATTATTACTCTGACCTCTGAACCTATTGCTTATCATCAGTTAGCATTGTCCTGGGGTGTTCAACCTTTGTTAATTCCCCCAGTTTATCATGCTGAGGAGATGTTTACTAATGTGGTGAGTACGGTAGTTAATCAAGGTTTTGTGGAAATGGGTGATAAGGTGGTTATTACCTCAGGAGTTCCAATTGGTATGTCAGGCACAACAAGTTTAATCAAAGTGCATTCTATTGGACAACCAATTACAGCTTAG
- a CDS encoding ArsA family ATPase — translation MYQYDKLNLVMLSGKGGVGKTTLSCCLARYWARKFPEEKILLLSTDPAHSLGDVLLTKVTNEPQVAVDLPNLSIQALDAQNLLLEFKAKYSQYLEILVERGSLADGEDLAPVWDLDWPGLNELMGLLEIQRLLSEKNVDRIVVDMAPSGHTVSLLKLKDFLDVILHSLELFQKKYQVITESFTGTYQPDAVDDFLIEFKFQLSESRRLLQDSQFTGFLIVGIAEPMCLAETERFLEQLKTLEVPFGGILINRVLTDPSMDQDRYAEQQNYVQKFLNLSPGQPVFIIPQQPAAPLGSQALDKLAGEIQHISHVEEVAPPIIHWPQRIPPSFTDFLDQGCKLIIVGGKGGVGKTTVSAAMGWAFASHYPQKNISVISIDPAHSLGDAFGQKLGHDSQPITPNLCGQEIDADKILDQFRTDYLWELADMISGEGTNKDTEVNIAYLPEAWRQIMSQALPGIDEMLSLITITNLLETNQQDLIILDTAPTGHLLQFLSMPSALGDWLSWIFKLWMKYQDVLGRVDFIGRLRQLRQQVVKAQKKLKDPRHTQFVGVIQAESAITSEHVRLTASLKNMGIEQRYVVQNRYTQAVEVDHNLFPEQTIIHLPLLPRSVEPMERIKGAANLLFAFEK, via the coding sequence ATGTACCAGTACGATAAATTAAATTTAGTCATGTTGAGCGGTAAAGGAGGGGTAGGTAAAACCACCCTATCTTGCTGCTTAGCGCGTTATTGGGCCAGGAAATTTCCAGAAGAGAAAATTCTTCTATTATCAACGGATCCAGCCCATTCTCTAGGGGATGTACTACTGACAAAAGTGACCAATGAACCTCAAGTAGCAGTAGATTTACCGAATTTGAGCATTCAGGCCCTAGATGCTCAAAATCTTCTGTTAGAATTCAAAGCCAAATATAGCCAGTACCTGGAAATTCTAGTAGAAAGAGGAAGTTTAGCAGATGGAGAGGATCTAGCCCCCGTTTGGGATTTAGACTGGCCCGGATTAAATGAACTGATGGGACTACTAGAGATCCAAAGACTGCTGTCGGAGAAAAACGTGGATCGTATAGTAGTGGATATGGCCCCATCCGGACATACGGTGAGCTTGCTAAAACTAAAAGACTTCTTGGACGTAATTTTACACTCCCTAGAATTATTTCAAAAAAAGTATCAAGTTATCACCGAAAGCTTTACTGGAACCTATCAACCGGATGCAGTAGACGACTTTTTGATTGAGTTCAAATTTCAACTATCAGAGAGTAGAAGACTACTGCAAGACAGTCAATTCACGGGGTTTTTAATAGTCGGGATTGCCGAACCAATGTGTTTAGCAGAAACGGAAAGATTCCTAGAACAGTTAAAAACCTTAGAAGTTCCCTTTGGAGGAATTCTAATCAATCGAGTTTTAACAGATCCTAGTATGGATCAGGATCGATATGCGGAACAACAGAACTATGTGCAAAAGTTCCTAAATCTTTCCCCGGGACAACCTGTATTTATTATTCCCCAACAACCCGCCGCCCCTTTAGGTAGTCAAGCACTGGATAAATTAGCTGGAGAAATTCAACATATCAGTCACGTGGAAGAGGTAGCACCACCCATAATTCACTGGCCACAGAGAATACCACCTAGTTTTACTGATTTTCTGGATCAGGGTTGTAAACTAATTATTGTAGGTGGAAAAGGAGGAGTAGGCAAAACAACGGTATCAGCAGCAATGGGTTGGGCCTTTGCTAGTCATTATCCCCAAAAAAATATTAGCGTGATCTCCATAGATCCAGCACATTCTCTTGGGGATGCATTTGGTCAAAAATTAGGACATGATTCCCAACCAATCACTCCCAACCTATGTGGACAAGAAATAGATGCTGACAAAATATTAGACCAGTTCCGTACTGATTATCTGTGGGAATTGGCAGATATGATTAGTGGGGAAGGGACAAACAAGGATACAGAAGTCAACATTGCCTACTTACCGGAAGCATGGAGACAAATTATGTCTCAAGCATTACCGGGTATTGATGAAATGCTATCCTTAATCACAATCACTAACCTTTTAGAAACTAACCAGCAAGATTTGATTATCTTAGACACAGCCCCTACGGGACATCTGTTACAATTTTTATCCATGCCTTCCGCTTTAGGAGACTGGTTATCCTGGATCTTTAAGCTATGGATGAAATATCAGGATGTTTTAGGTCGGGTAGACTTCATTGGTAGATTGCGACAGCTGCGACAACAGGTAGTAAAGGCGCAAAAGAAATTGAAAGACCCCCGTCATACCCAATTTGTAGGTGTAATTCAGGCGGAATCGGCTATCACATCAGAACACGTTCGGTTAACCGCATCTTTAAAAAACATGGGCATTGAGCAAAGGTACGTGGTACAAAATCGCTATACTCAAGCAGTGGAAGTTGACCACAATTTATTTCCTGAACAAACAATTATTCACCTACCCCTGCTACCTAGATCAGTAGAGCCCATGGAAAGAATCAAGGGTGCGGCTAATCTTTTGTTTGCATTTGAGAAATAA
- a CDS encoding aspartate kinase → MALIVQKYGGTSVGSVERIQAVARRIHGTAQGGNSVVVVVSAMGKTTDGLVKLAHEISPSPTRREMDMLLSTGEQVTIALLSMALQEIGQSAISLTGAQVGIVTEAEHTRARILHIETERLISHLNAGQVVVVAGFQGISNTSAMEITTLGRGGSDTSAVALAAALKADFCEIYTDVPGILTTDPRLVPEAQLMKEITCDEMLELASLGAKVLHPRAVEIAKNYGVPLVVRSSWTDQPGTWVTSNKVQERAMVNLELARPVDAVEFDIDQAKVSLLRVPDRPGVAARLFNEIADQQVDVDLIIQSIHEGNSNDIAFTVNTPILNRAEAVASAIAPALRNNDGSNEAEVFVERNTAKVSISGAGMIGRPGVAAKMFATLAKAGVNIQMISTSEVKVSCLVAAVDCDRAIFSLCQEFEVNASTRNINSADSIHSTVCGVALDMNQSRLAIRHVPDQPGIAAKLFGLLAESNISVDMIIQSQRCRVIDGVPCRDIAFTTNRADGENAQAKINQVATQLGWGQVILDDAIAKVSVVGSGMVGQPGVAAKMFTALAQNQINIQMITTSEIKISCVVSEKEGVKALQIIHTAFGLAGTHKFVVPA, encoded by the coding sequence ATGGCGCTCATAGTTCAAAAATACGGTGGTACTTCCGTTGGTTCTGTGGAACGTATTCAAGCGGTAGCCAGGCGCATCCATGGCACTGCACAGGGGGGAAATTCTGTTGTGGTTGTGGTTTCTGCTATGGGAAAAACCACTGATGGGTTAGTGAAGCTGGCCCATGAAATTTCCCCTAGTCCCACCCGTCGGGAAATGGATATGTTGCTTTCCACAGGAGAGCAGGTAACTATTGCTCTCCTCAGTATGGCTTTACAGGAAATTGGCCAGTCGGCTATTTCTCTGACTGGAGCCCAGGTGGGTATTGTTACTGAGGCAGAGCATACTCGTGCCCGGATTTTACACATTGAAACTGAGCGTTTAATTAGCCATTTAAATGCCGGTCAGGTGGTAGTGGTTGCAGGTTTTCAAGGAATTTCTAACACTTCAGCCATGGAAATTACTACCCTGGGACGTGGAGGGTCTGATACTTCAGCAGTGGCTTTGGCTGCGGCTTTAAAGGCTGATTTCTGTGAGATTTACACGGATGTACCCGGTATTTTAACTACTGATCCCCGGTTAGTACCGGAGGCTCAGTTAATGAAGGAAATTACCTGTGATGAAATGCTGGAATTGGCTAGTTTGGGTGCTAAGGTGTTACATCCTAGGGCGGTGGAAATTGCCAAGAATTATGGTGTACCATTGGTGGTGAGATCTAGTTGGACTGACCAACCGGGAACCTGGGTCACATCTAATAAGGTTCAAGAACGGGCCATGGTCAATTTGGAGCTGGCCCGTCCTGTGGATGCGGTAGAGTTTGATATTGATCAGGCTAAAGTCTCTTTATTACGCGTCCCTGATCGACCAGGGGTGGCGGCTCGATTGTTTAATGAGATTGCCGATCAGCAGGTAGATGTGGATTTGATTATTCAATCAATTCATGAGGGTAATTCTAATGATATTGCTTTTACTGTAAATACACCTATTTTGAACCGAGCGGAAGCTGTGGCTTCAGCTATTGCTCCAGCTTTGAGAAATAACGACGGCTCTAATGAAGCAGAAGTGTTCGTAGAAAGGAATACGGCAAAGGTCAGTATTTCTGGAGCAGGGATGATTGGCCGCCCCGGAGTAGCTGCTAAAATGTTTGCTACTCTGGCTAAAGCTGGTGTGAATATTCAAATGATTTCTACTAGTGAGGTTAAAGTTAGTTGTTTAGTTGCTGCAGTAGATTGCGATCGCGCTATTTTTTCTCTCTGTCAGGAGTTTGAAGTTAATGCGTCTACACGTAATATTAATTCTGCGGACTCCATACATTCCACTGTATGTGGTGTTGCGTTAGATATGAATCAGTCCCGACTGGCAATTCGTCATGTGCCAGATCAACCGGGGATAGCTGCAAAGTTGTTCGGTTTACTGGCTGAATCTAACATCAGTGTGGATATGATTATTCAGTCTCAACGCTGTCGGGTAATTGATGGCGTACCTTGTCGGGATATAGCTTTTACCACAAACCGCGCGGATGGAGAAAATGCTCAAGCTAAAATCAATCAAGTTGCTACACAGTTGGGATGGGGACAAGTCATCCTAGATGACGCCATTGCCAAGGTTAGTGTTGTTGGTTCGGGAATGGTTGGTCAACCAGGGGTAGCAGCTAAAATGTTCACAGCTTTGGCGCAAAATCAAATTAATATTCAAATGATTACTACTTCAGAAATCAAAATTAGCTGTGTTGTATCAGAAAAAGAAGGGGTTAAAGCATTACAGATAATTCACACTGCTTTTGGACTAGCTGGAACCCATAAGTTTGTGGTTCCAGCATAA
- a CDS encoding AAA family ATPase, translated as MSDLFKGFEQFLELVKTLEEKIESGEVKTDIQVNSRPLSSIPRTGNIPRGAAKSSNINDIGTSRIRTPSSPTTPQPSNGSSDSATPSDNSGISLKDIGGLSQVVKELKELIAIPLKRPDLLAKLGLEPTHGVLLVGPPGTGKTLTARALAEELEVNYIALVGPEVISKYYGEAEQKLRGIFEKAAKNAPCIIFIDEIDSLAPDRSAVEGEVEKRLVAQLLSLMDGFSHTPGVIVLAATNRPDHLDPALRRPGRFDREIQFRIPDANGRKEILQVLTRAMPLDDTVDLEFISDRTVGFVGADLKAVCQKAAYMALRRQVPSMETDIPETMTVNQSDFLQALKEIKPAVLRSMEVEVPHVEWEDIGGLEAIKQTLRESVEGALLYPELYRQTKAVAPRGILLWGPPGTGKTLLAKAVASQARANFIGVNGPELLTRWVGASEQAVRELFAKARQADPCVIFIDEIDTLAPARGTYTGDSGVSNRVVGQLLTELDGLETGTNILVIGATNRPDALDPALLRAGRLDLQLKVDLPNLASRLEILRVYTEGRPLLDVDLEYWAQTTEGWNGADLVLLCNQASVEAIRRFRAKGETDPAAIRITIDDFQHSYRILSQQRTS; from the coding sequence ATGAGTGACCTATTCAAAGGATTTGAGCAGTTTCTAGAGTTGGTTAAAACATTAGAAGAAAAAATCGAGAGTGGAGAGGTAAAAACAGATATACAGGTCAACTCTCGTCCCCTGAGTAGTATTCCCAGAACGGGCAATATTCCCCGTGGTGCAGCCAAGAGCAGTAATATCAATGATATTGGTACTAGTCGCATTCGCACCCCCTCCTCCCCGACTACTCCCCAACCCTCTAATGGATCATCCGATTCAGCCACCCCCTCTGATAATTCTGGCATTTCCCTGAAAGACATAGGTGGTTTAAGTCAGGTAGTCAAAGAGCTGAAAGAATTAATTGCCATCCCCTTAAAACGCCCAGACCTGCTGGCTAAACTGGGTCTAGAGCCAACCCATGGGGTTCTTTTAGTTGGTCCTCCCGGTACTGGTAAAACCCTCACAGCTCGTGCTTTAGCGGAAGAACTGGAGGTAAATTATATTGCCCTGGTGGGTCCAGAGGTGATTAGCAAATACTATGGTGAAGCGGAACAAAAACTGAGGGGTATTTTTGAAAAAGCTGCTAAAAATGCCCCCTGTATTATTTTTATTGATGAAATTGATAGTCTGGCCCCCGACCGCAGTGCAGTGGAGGGAGAAGTAGAGAAACGGTTAGTTGCCCAGTTATTAAGCTTAATGGATGGGTTTTCCCACACACCAGGTGTAATTGTACTGGCTGCTACTAACCGTCCAGATCATTTAGATCCAGCGCTGCGTCGTCCAGGAAGGTTTGATCGAGAAATTCAGTTTCGCATTCCCGACGCTAACGGACGTAAAGAAATTCTGCAAGTTCTTACCCGTGCCATGCCCTTAGATGACACAGTGGACTTAGAGTTCATTAGCGATCGCACTGTAGGATTTGTGGGAGCTGACTTAAAAGCTGTTTGCCAAAAAGCGGCCTATATGGCCCTGCGCCGTCAAGTTCCATCCATGGAAACAGATATTCCTGAAACCATGACAGTGAATCAGTCAGATTTTCTGCAAGCGCTGAAAGAAATTAAACCAGCAGTGCTGCGGAGCATGGAAGTAGAAGTTCCCCATGTGGAATGGGAGGATATTGGTGGACTAGAAGCCATCAAACAAACCTTGAGAGAATCTGTAGAGGGGGCGCTACTATATCCAGAACTGTACCGTCAAACAAAAGCAGTAGCGCCCAGAGGGATTTTACTATGGGGTCCACCGGGAACTGGTAAAACCCTATTAGCCAAAGCAGTAGCTTCCCAAGCTAGGGCCAATTTCATAGGAGTCAACGGACCAGAATTACTCACCCGTTGGGTGGGAGCAAGCGAACAAGCAGTCCGTGAGCTATTTGCTAAAGCTCGACAAGCGGATCCCTGTGTCATATTCATTGATGAAATTGACACCCTAGCCCCCGCTCGTGGGACTTATACTGGAGATTCTGGTGTGAGTAACCGGGTAGTAGGACAACTATTAACGGAATTGGACGGTTTGGAAACTGGTACTAATATTCTAGTAATAGGAGCTACTAACCGTCCAGATGCGTTAGATCCAGCCCTATTAAGAGCTGGAAGATTAGATCTACAATTAAAAGTTGATCTACCTAACTTAGCCAGTCGCTTGGAAATTTTACGAGTTTATACTGAAGGTAGACCACTATTGGATGTGGACTTAGAATATTGGGCTCAGACGACAGAAGGTTGGAATGGAGCAGATCTAGTTTTGTTATGTAACCAAGCATCTGTGGAAGCAATTAGGCGGTTTCGCGCTAAAGGGGAAACCGATCCTGCAGCCATTAGAATTACCATTGACGATTTTCAACACTCCTACCGTATCCTAAGCCAACAACGTACCAGTTAA
- the gap gene encoding type I glyceraldehyde-3-phosphate dehydrogenase gives MPKLKIAINGFGRIGRLVLRAGINNPNIEFVGINDLVPPDNLAYLLKYDSTHGKLKNQIEPREDGMVIDGHFIPCVSVRNPAELPWGKLGVDYVVESTGLFTDFTGAENHLQAGAKRVVISAPTKDPQKVKTIVVGVNHESYNPNEDFIVSNASCTTNCLAPIAKVINDNFGLAEGLMTTVHAMTATQPTVDGPSKKDWRGGRGAAQNIIPSSTGAAKAVALVLPELKGKLTGMAFRVPTPDVSVVDLTFKTVQATSYKDICAAMKQAATGSLVGILGYTDEEVVSTDFQGDAHSSIFDAGAGIELNSHFFKVVSWYDNEWGYSNRVVDLIVYMAQRNR, from the coding sequence TTGCCTAAGTTAAAGATTGCCATTAATGGTTTCGGACGTATTGGCCGTCTGGTACTCCGTGCTGGTATTAATAATCCTAATATTGAGTTTGTGGGAATTAATGATTTGGTTCCCCCAGACAATCTGGCCTATCTTTTAAAGTACGACTCTACCCATGGTAAATTAAAAAACCAGATAGAACCCAGGGAAGATGGTATGGTTATTGATGGTCATTTCATCCCTTGTGTTTCCGTGAGGAATCCCGCTGAACTACCTTGGGGTAAATTGGGTGTAGACTATGTGGTGGAATCTACAGGACTATTTACGGATTTTACCGGAGCGGAAAATCACTTACAAGCGGGCGCTAAACGAGTGGTGATTTCTGCTCCCACAAAAGATCCTCAAAAGGTGAAAACAATCGTGGTTGGTGTTAACCATGAATCCTACAATCCCAATGAGGATTTCATCGTCTCTAATGCTAGTTGTACTACAAATTGTTTGGCCCCAATTGCTAAAGTAATTAATGACAACTTTGGGTTAGCAGAGGGACTGATGACCACAGTTCATGCTATGACTGCTACCCAACCTACAGTGGACGGACCCAGCAAAAAAGACTGGCGCGGTGGTAGGGGAGCTGCTCAAAATATTATTCCCTCTTCTACCGGTGCTGCTAAAGCAGTGGCCCTAGTTTTACCAGAATTGAAGGGTAAGTTAACGGGAATGGCTTTTAGGGTGCCCACACCGGATGTGTCCGTAGTGGATTTAACCTTCAAAACTGTGCAGGCTACTTCTTACAAGGATATTTGTGCAGCGATGAAACAAGCTGCTACAGGTTCCCTGGTGGGCATTTTGGGTTATACCGATGAAGAGGTGGTTTCTACGGACTTTCAAGGTGATGCCCACTCTAGTATTTTTGATGCTGGTGCGGGTATAGAGTTAAATTCTCATTTCTTTAAGGTTGTTTCCTGGTATGACAATGAGTGGGGTTATTCCAACAGGGTTGTGGATCTAATTGTGTACATGGCACAAAGAAATAGATAA